In Williamwhitmania taraxaci, the DNA window CTCGTAGGCACGCTGCGCCACGTTGCTCTCGTAAATGCCCGTTTTGGCATCCCTGTTCCTGCGAATCTCCCGGGATATCACGGAAGGGCTTCGGTTGATAAACAGGGCTATTTCTTTTTGTAGCTTGCCTTGCTGTAGCATGAGGGTAATTACATACCTTTGCTCTTGGTTGATGTGCGCCATTACAACTTATTTTTAGAGGACTTAGGGGGTAAAGAACCACATTTTTTCCATCGGAGCAGCGAAGGTGAGTAATTCTCATCTTCCTGTTCTGAAAAAATGCAATTCCTTTCTCTCCAATCAATCCTATAAGTTGCATTTGTTACTTGAATTTAGGATATGATAATCGTATTTCAAGCTACATCGCATCGTGACGATTTTAAAAAATTTTTTGATTCTATAAAGCATGAATATATTGCTGCTATGCTAAAGCAAATCGATAGCAGCTTTGAATATAGCAGTGAATCACTTCCCCTTGAAGATGTTCAACAAACAGGCCTATTTGATATAAAATACACGGAATCGCTG includes these proteins:
- a CDS encoding helix-turn-helix domain-containing protein, producing the protein MAHINQEQRYVITLMLQQGKLQKEIALFINRSPSVISREIRRNRDAKTGIYESNVAQRAYE